A stretch of Fusarium poae strain DAOMC 252244 chromosome 2, whole genome shotgun sequence DNA encodes these proteins:
- the PAM16 gene encoding mitochondrial import inner membrane translocase subunit TIM16 (BUSCO:57532at5125), which yields MAHKFVVTAFLTGSRILGRSFVAAYKQAQAASAYQRAQAKAGNTTGGASLSSGMTLDEACKILDVKPPAGGQANVEDVLSRYKRLFDANDPQKGGSFYLQSKIVRAKERFEREIGPIREKMEAEAEIKEGFKPKVYKD from the exons ATG GCGCACAAGTTCGTCGTCACAGCCTTCTTGACAGGCTCTCGAATCCTCGGTCGGTCCTTCGTCGCCGCTTATAAGCAAGCTCAAGCTGCTTCCGCCTACCAGCGCGCCCAGGCCAAGGCCGGTAACACCACAGGCGGTGCTTCTCTCTCCTCAGGCATGACTCTCGACGAGGCATGCAAGATCCTCGATGTTAAGCCTCCTGCCGGTGGACAAGCCAATGTTGAGGATGTGTTGAGCCGTTACAAGCGACTGTTTGACGCCAACGATCCCCAAAAGGGTGGCAGTTTCTACCTCCAGAGCAAGATTGTGAGAGCAAAGGAACGATTCGAGCGAGAGATTGGACCTATAAGGGAGAAAATGGAGGCAGAGGCCGAGATCAAAGAAGGTTTCAAGCCCAAGGTCTACAAGGACTAG
- a CDS encoding hypothetical protein (TransMembrane:1 (o213-235i)) — MATLSSAYHVIGGGHGVDDDPYLHDENLDDNEYIFPESVEDDSRIDRALTVPHVPAKDEAPIMIDPTRDEGRTFSWFDCQNQACEWSTRLRQPETPTEKPDEPALPLKQTQTVSIPTTIYITKTSSLPLVWWTLPDPGKLSTTLGKTTSAVFSEPTVTSSTLSETTAVTEPSATLEPSATLEPSATLEPSATLEPSATPTPKEKSKDLTEANIIGGTIGAILFLGVLILISWLSYRHYKRKHAKKSRPTIVHPFRQHLPPAPPPVPPSTPGRQSPDRQSRSYWLPDTPSDRQSPYGREWGETVRMWMRAPERNPEVHAMDEISRPKNVYTTRPAVKSPPSANTNAQSAASPWLSPQPYSAPRPVNNSPGRLAIPRRPVGATYSPAIMTPRPNSPNLAPNTPQPGPSQYSESVYSQPGPGVRPDSARPLGWI, encoded by the exons ATGGCGACTTTGTCCAGTGCCTACCACGTTATCGGAGGTGGGCATGGGGTTGATGATGACCCCTATCTACATGACGAAAATCTAGATGATAACGAATA CATTTTTCCCGAATCTGTAGAGGATGACTCCAGAATCGACAGAGCCCTCACAGTTCCGCATGTCCCAGCCAAGGACGAAGCACCTATCATGATAGATCCTACACGGGACGAGGGGCGCACATTCTCATGGTTCGATTGCCAAAATCAGGCCTGCGAGTGGTCTACACGCCTTCGTCAACCCGAGACTCCCACTGAGAAGCCGGATGAGCCTGCCTTGCCTCTCAAACAAACCCAAACTGTGAGTATCCCAACAACGATCTACATTACCAAGACTTCATCCCTTCCCCTTGTATGGTGGACTCTACCGGATCCCGGAAAGTTGAGTACAACGTTAGGGAAGACTACATCGGCAGTCTTTTCAGAGCCAACTGTCACCTCATCGACTCTTTCAGAAACAACCGCAGTTACAGAGCCATCTGCAACTCTGGAGCCATCTGCAACTCTGGAGCCATCTGCAACTCTGGAGCCATCTGCAACTCTGGAGCCATCTGCAACTCCAACACCCAAGGAAAAGTCCAAGGACTTGACAGAAGCGAATATAATCGGTGGCACCATAGGAGCTATCCTTTTCTTGGGTGTGCTTATACTCATCTCCTGGTTGAGCTATAGGCACTACAAGAGGAAACATGCCAAAAAGTCAAGGCCGACTATCGTCCATCCTTTCAGGCAACATCTACCTCCAGCCCCTCCTCCGGTCCCTCCTTCAACCCCTGGGCGTCAAAGCCCCGATCGTCAAAGCCGTTCGTATTGGCTTCCCGATACTCCCTCGGATCGCCAGTCGCCGTATGGTAGAGAATGGGGAGAGACTGTGCGGATGTGGATGAGGGCACCTGAACGCAATCCTGAAGTTCACGCCATGGATGAGATCAGCCGGCCGAAGAATGTGTATACTACTCGCCCTGCTGTTAAGTCACCCCCTTCAGCGAATACAAACGCTCAGTCTGCTGCAAGCCCGTGGCTTTCGCCGCAGCCTTACAGTGCTCCTCGGCCTGTCAACAACTCACCAGGTCGTCTTGCAATTCCTCGTCGACCTGTTGGCGCTACGTATTCTCCGGCAATCATGACTCCTCGACCTAATAGCCCGAACCTTGCGCCAAACACTCCCCAGCCTGGCCCTTCTCAGTATAGTGAGAGTGTGTACAGCCAGCCAGGTCCAGGAGTGAGGCCGGATAGTGCACGTCCGCTTGGTTGGATTTGA
- a CDS encoding hypothetical protein (BUSCO:18224at5125) codes for MASTPQDVAVLLQREGSGVSPDAYDAANEAQDAVSRRTKLLSPVLEALKSQDSSTLEATAKALGDGSRDVAWRLPYGDSGILEFFLDILASEEQQSHGVKVQALRVTGNSCADTDANRARVVEGKYIISFINHLQDKNLVPYLIPVLYNVLVDYEPAQILASQSRLSSHLIALLQSPNLSDYSPLVTYFCKILALLITHDGEATVADPNTVSTLLRLATSPAHSSDIEDFMALVSTAASYLANESFQEQLLKSKQVDVFVKAFYIAHTQFDAELDDEDTAKELGQLCTSLLTTLADLTGSDYFPALYPLESSVPQSLLKWLKEPHAILQSAACLALGNLSRSDQASTAFVQKHQAHVPLMAILSDTEVTNTQLLHSALSFLKNLAIPTQNKSVLGELLEPASVPRILSIDTLPQVQFSAVSLLRLLLVNSPDNVRRITTPRIVEVEGSSKTHTTIHDVISLFGRSDTEPTRLEAARSVATVCRVLHTTPVDEVLSGWTSENEETQSRSLFYAEHDLSEILSFLITQEKWPILRSEAWFVFALLSRSQDGAQVVAKVLDVSAAMDALSFAITGKTASDDQTPQIEGGMPEVPPAIPEELALEPQQVDPKQQANMAKVDRENCLVLCTEIVKNGETLESAQVSRLQSLIRQGTELLGKNADE; via the exons ATGGCATCAACTCCCCAGGACGTGGCTGTACTATTGCAGCGCGAAGGCAGTGGGGTTTCACCAGATGCATACGATGCAGCCAACGAAGCTCAAGATGCTGTCTCAAGAAGGACAAAACTACTCTCACCAGTTCTGGAAGCTCTCAAATCACAGGATTCTTCCACATTAGAAGCCACAGCCAAGGCACTCGGTGATGGAAGCCGAGACG TTGCTTGGAGACTTCCATATGGAGACTCTGGCATTCTCGAATTCTTCCTTGATATCCTGGCTTCTGAGGAACAGCAGAGTCACGGTGTCAAGGTACAAGCTTTGCGCGTTACCGGGAACTCTTGTGCTGATACGGATGCCAACCGAGCTCGTGTTGTCGAGGGAAAGTACATAATCTCTTTCATCAATCATTTGCAGGATAAGAATCTTGTTCCATACTTGATTCCCGTTCTCTACAATGTCCTCGTGGACTATG AACCTGCCCAAATTCTTGCATCACAGTCAAGACTCAGCAGTCATCTCATTGCTTTGCTCCAGTCGCCTAACTTATCCGACTACAGCCCTTTGGTGACCTACTTCTGCAAAATCCTGGCTCTACTTATCACGCACGACGGTGAGGCGACTGTCGCAGACCCCAATACGGTCTCTACTCTCCTCAGACTCGCAACTAGCCCTGCTCACAGCTCTGACATCGAGGATTTTATGGCCCTTGTTTCCACTGCAGCGAGTTACCTCGCAAACGAATCTTTCCAAGAACAACTCCTCAAGTCAAAGCAAGTGGATGTGTTTGTCAAGGCCTTTTACATTGCACACACTCAGTTCGATGCTGAGctcgatgatgaagatacGGCCAAGGAGTTAGGCCAGCTTTGCACGTCGTTGCTTACTACACTGGCGGATTTGACTGGCAGTGATTATTTCCCTGCCCTCTATCCCCTCGAGAGTTCTGTGCCCCAGTCTCTCCTGAAGTGGCTGAAAGAACCTCATGCTATTCTGCAGTCAGCGGCTTGTCTAGCACTTGGCAATCTCTCACGTTCAGACCAGGCTTCTACAGCTTTCGTGCAGAAGCATCAGGCTCATGTTCCTCTTATGGCGATCCTCTCTGATACTGAGGTCACTAATACCCAGCTTCTCCATTCAGCACTCTCCTTTCTCAAGAACCTTGCAATTCCAACGCAAAACAAATCAGTGCTGGGTGAATTGCTAGAGCCTGCCAGTGTACCACGGATATTGAGTATCGACACTCTTCCCCAAGTTCAATTCTCGGCTGTGTCCCTACTCCGCTTACTTCTCGTCAACTCCCCCGACAACGTCCGTCGAATTACGACGCCCAGGATTGTGGAGGTTGAGGGGTCTTCTAAGACGCACACAACCATTCACGATGTCATCTCTCTTTTTGGTCGCTCTGATACGGAGCCAAccagacttgaggctgcacGCAGTGTCGCTACTGTATGCCGTGTGCTCCACACCACACCTGTAGACGAAGTCCTCTCAGGATGGACGTCTGAGAACGAAGAGACACAATCGAGAAGTCTGTTCTATGCTGAACATGATCTTTCCGAAATTCTGTCTTTCCTCATCACACAAGAGAAGTGGCCTATTCTTCGGTCCGAAGCATGGTTCGTCTTTGCCCTTCTGTCACGATCTCAGGATGGCGCACAGGTTGTTGCAAAGGTACTCGACGTGTCTGCAGCCATGGATGCTCTGAGCTTTGCAATCACCGGTAAAACTGCATCTGATGATCAAACACCTCAAATCGAGGGCGGCATGCCCGAGGTTCCTCCAGCTATCCCTGAGGAACTTGCTCTGGAACCCCAACAGGTCGACCCAAAGCAGCAAGCCAACATGGCCAAGGTGGATAGAGAGAATTGTCTGGTGCTGTGTACCGAAATTGTCAAGAACGGAGAAACCCTCGAGTCAGCTCAAGTCAGCCGACTACAAAGCTTGATTAGACAGGGAACGGAATTGTTAGGGAAAAACGCAGATGAGTAG